The genomic window ACCTCGGGCACCTTCATCCACGGCAACTACTGGGGCGCCGACTCGATCTTCGGCAGCGCCAACACCAGCCACGGCTGTGTCGGCCTGAACGACGTCAAGGGCGCGGGTGACAAGAACCAGCCCGCCGCCTGGTTCTTCGACAACTCGATCACCGGTGACGTCGTGATCGTCAAGAACTCCAAGGACAAGACGATCGACCCCGACAACGGCCTCAACGGCTGGAACATGAGCTGGGCCGAGTGGACGGCCGGCTCGTCCGCCTGATCCACGACTGCACGAAAGCGGAAACGGAAACGAAAGCGGAAGCGGAAGCGAAACACGACGGCGGCGGCTCCCGGGAGACTCCGGGAGCCGCCGCCGTCGTTGTACGCGGGCAGCGCAGCGGGGCCGCCGGCAGCGGGTTCAGCGCGCGGGCGAGGGCTGCGTCGGCTCGGCGACCTGGTCGACCCCCCACTGCGCCAGCAGCCCCAGCGACTCCGCCGACGCCGACCCCGGCTCCGCGTGGTACGTCACGAGCGACAGATCCTGGTCGCCGGGCAGCCGCAACGTCTCGTACGCCAGGGTCAGTTCGCCGACCAGCGGATGGTGCAGCCGCTTGATGCCGTGGCCCTTGTCCTGCACCGTGTGCGCGGCCCACAGCCTGCGGAACGTGTCGCTCTTGACCGACAGTTCGCCGACCAGCGCCGACAGCTGCTGGTCGTCCGGGTCGTAACCCGCGCACAGCCGCAGGACGCTGACCACCTCGACCGCCTTGCACTCCCAGTCGACGTACAACTCCCGGGCGCCCGGGTCGAGGAAGACCATCCACGCCATGTTCCGCTCCTCGGGCGGCATCGCCGCGAAGTCGCCGAGCAGGGCGCGCGCCATCGTGTTCCACCCGAGGATGTCCAGCCGGCGCCCGACCAGGAACGCGGGCACCCCGGTCATCGCGTCGATCAGATGCTGGAGCTGCGGGCGCACCCGCTGTGCGGCCCGTGCCGCCGCCCGCTTCTTCTTCTGCGTCGGCTTGGCGAGATGGGTCAGATGGTCGCGCTCGGTGTCGGAGAGCCGCAGTGCCCGGGCGATCGCGTCGAGCACCTCGGTCGACACGTTCTGGCCGTTGCCCTGTTCGAGACGGGTGTAGTACGCGACGGACACCCCGGCCAGTTGCGCCAGCTCCTCGCGGCGCAGCCCCGGCACCCGGCGATGGCGGCCGAACACGGGCAGACCGACGTCCTCCGGCTTCAGCCGCGCCCTCCGTGACCGCAGGAATTCGCTGAGTTCGGCACGCCTGTCCATGCCGTCAAGTATTAGGCAACCGCTCCGCTTACCGCGCGGTCCAGCCTGACCTTGCCAGTGGTAGGAACGCCGGGCGTACGCACGACAGAGGGCTGGGTAGGCAGCGGAAACACCGGCAGGCTCGATGTCCATGAGCACGATTGCCACCACCGGTACGACCGGTTCCACCGTTCCCGCCTACGCCGCCCCGGCGGCCAACGCTCCGCTGGAGCGCACGACCATCCAGCGCCGGGCGGTCCGCGAGCACGACGTGCTGATCGAGATCAAGTACGCCGGTATCTGCCACTCCGACATCCACCAGGCCCGCAACGGCTGGGGCGAGGGCATCTTCCCGATGGTCCCCGGCCACGAGATCGCGGGCGTCGTCACCGAGGTCGGCCCCGGCGTGACCAGGTTCGCCGTCGGCGACCGCGTCGGCGTCGGCTGCATGGTCGACTCCTGCCGCGAGTGCGACAACTGCAAGGCCGGGCTCCAGCAGTACTGCACCGGCGGCGGTGCCGTCATGACGTACAACGGGGTCGGCAAGGACGGCGAGCCCACCTACGGCGGCTACTCCACGCACATCGTCGTGGACGAGGAGTTCACCCTCCGGATCCCCGACGGGCTGTCCCTGGACGTGGCGGCGCCGCTGCTGTGCGCCGGCATCACCACGTACTCGCCGCTGCGGCACTGGAACGCCGGCCCCGGCAAGAAGGTCGCCGTCGTCGGCCTCGGCGGTCTCGGCCACATGGCCGTCAGGTTCGCCGCTGCGATGGGCGCCGAGGTGACCGTCCTGTCGCAGTCGCTGAAGAAGATGGACGACGGGCTGCGGCTCGGCGCCCAGCACTACTACGCCACCAGCGACGACGGCACGTTCGAGGCGCTCGCGGGCACCTTCGACCTGATCGTCAGCACGGTGTCCGCTCCGCTGCCGCTGGACAAGTTCCTGGCCCTGCTGAAGGCGGACGGGGCGATGGCGAACGTGGGCGCCCCCGAGGAGCCCGTGTCGCTGAACCTCTTCTCCCTGCTCGCGGGCCGCAAGTCGCTCGCCGGATCGGCGATCGGCGGCATCCCGGAGACCCAGGAGATGCTCGACTTCTGCGCCGAGCACGACCTGGGCGCCGAGATCGAGGTGATCCCGGCCGACCAGGTCAACGAGGCGTACGAGCGGGTGCTGGCGAGCGACGTGCGGTACCGCTTCGTGATCGACGCCGCGACGATCTGACGCCGGCCGCCGAGGCCAAGCAGGAGGCGTGAGCCCCGTCAGCGGACCTGGTGCCGTCAGCGGGCCCGGCCTCGTGAGTGGACCCGGCCCTGTCAGCGGACCCGGCCCCGTCAACGGCCCGGCCCTGTCAGCGGATCCGGCCGGCCCTGAGCTCCAGCCGGGGCGCCGCGAACGAGGCGCGGAAGCGGCGGTCGTGGGAGACCACGACCGCCGCGCCCGCGTACGCCGCGAGCGCCTGCTCCAGCTCCTCCACCAGGCTGAGCGCCACATGGTTCGTGGGCTCGTCCAGCACGAGCAGATCCGCCGGGCGGGTCACCAGCCGGGCCAGCTCCAGCCGCCGCTGCTGGCCGGCCGAGAGCGCGGCCACCGGCACGGCCAGGTCCTCCTCGCGGAACAGCCCGAGGGCCAGCAGCTCGTCCGCGTACTCGTCGGCGTGACCGGGTCTGCCCGCCGCGTACGCGGACAGCAGCGGACGGCGGGACGGCACCGGCGGCAGCTCCTGCGGCAGATAGCCGATCCGGGCCCGGCGCACGACCGTGCCCTCGTCCGGCTCCAGCTCGCCCGCGAGGACGCGCAGCAGCGTGGACTTGCCGGCGCCGTTCGGGCCCGTCACCAGCAGCCGTTCGCCGGCCTTCACGGTGAGCCGCCCGTCGAGGCGCAACCGCTCACCGACGGCGACACCCTCCAGCTCCGCGAGCACCCCGTCGCCCCGGGCGGCCGTCCTGAGCCCGGCCGCGAAGCGGAGTGGCTCGGGCGGCGCGGCCACCGGGGCCTCGCGCAGCCGCACGAGCCGCTGTCGCGCCGCCCTGACCTGCCCGGACAGCTTCGCCTCGTGCGAGCGGCGGTGCTTGCCGAAGCCCTGCCGCGGATCCTTGCCGGTCGCCGCGAGCCGCTGCCCCGCCGCGCCCACGAGCTCCTCCGCCCGCGCGAGCTCGTCCAGCCACTCCTGGTACTCCTGCTCCCAGCGGCGCCGGGCGCTCGCCTTCGCGGCCCGGTAGCCGCTCCAGCCGTCGCCGTACCGCGTCACCGTCCGCAGGTCGCGGTCGACCTCCAGGATCACCGTCGCGATGCGCTCCAGGAACTCCCGGTCGTGCGTCACCGCCACCACCGTGCCCCGGTGCGCCCGCAGGCGGTCCTCCAGCCAGGCCGTGGCCTGCCGGTCCAGGTGGTTCGTCGGCTCGTCCAGCAGGAGCAGCTCCGGAGCGGCGGCCAGCACGCAGGCGAGCGCGAGCCGTGACTGCTCGCCGCCGGAGAGCGACCCGAGCCGCCGGTCGCGGGTGATCCGGGCGAGGCCGAGTCCGTGCAGTGCGCCATCGACACGGGCGTCCGCCTCGTAGCCGCCGCGGTCCTCGTACGCGGCCAGCAGCTCCCCGTACGCGGCGAGCTCCTCCTCGGTGGATGCCTCGCCGAGGCCGGCTTCGGCCTGCCGGATGGCCTCCTCCAGCGTGCGTACGTCGGCGAGGGCGGCATCGACCGCGTCCTGCACGGTCGCGTCCGGTGCGAGTTCCAGCACCTGGGCGAGATGGCCGACGCCGCCGGGGAACCGTACGGTGATCTCCCCCTCGTCGGCCGGCTCGGCCCCGGCGATCAGCCGCAGCAGGGTGGACTTCCCGGAGCCGTTCTCGCCGATGACGGCGGCCTTCTCGCCGGGGCGGACGGTGAGAGAGACGTGTTCGAGGACGGAGCGGTCTCCGTAGGACTTGGATACGTCCTTCATGGCCAGTTGGGCAGACGAGGCCGAGGAGGGGGACGAGGAGGGTGACGGGGACGACGAGGGGGACGGGGTGCGGGCGCGGTCGCGCATGGCTCTTTCCCTGAAATGACGAGCCCGTGGGAGGGCAGGGTTCTGTCGGACCGGGGGAGGCGACGCCGGGGACCACCCGCGGCAACCGGGACGAAGTCGACCGGTCGGCAGGTCAGAGGGTCACGCCGGGTCGGTGGCCGGAATCAGAGAAAGAAGGAGAACGAACCCATGCGGGCCAGTGTAAAGGGCGCACTGCGGAGGGCGGGAACGGTTTTGCGCCGGGCCGTCGTTGACGCGGCTGTCCTCGGCCGCCGCCGTCCGTGGACGTCATCAGGGGACGTCATCAGTGGACGTCGTCCTCTTCCGCCTCGAAGTCCCCCTCCGGGTCGAACTCGGTGATCATCAGCTCGAGGGCCGCCTGGTCCGGCGCGACCCACGGGGCGGTGCCCGCGACCGCGCCGAGTGTGTCGATCATGTGCGTGGTGACGCCCGGCGCCGGCGGCAGATGGGCGGAGAGGATCAGCCCGGGGTTCCGGTCCCGTATCGGCTGGAACGTGCCGAGGAACCTGCCGGGGTCGGTGTTCACCACCCACGGGCTGCCCACGGTGGCCCACAGCAGTTGCGCCGCCTCCACGTCCTCCGCGTCCACCTCGCTCACGTCCTCGGCCTCGGCGAGGTCCACGGTGGGCATGGGGCCGCCGAAGCAGTCGGAGCTGAAGCAGGCCCCCGACCGGTCGTCGAAGAAGGCGACGGTCGTGGGGTTGTCGTACAGCGGCGGCCGGAAGCCGGTGAGCGTACGGTCACCGACGTCCAGGGACTGCCCCGGGTTCAGCAGATGCAGCCGGTCGACGGGCAGGGGCCGCTCGCACGACAGGTACCCGGCGGTCCCGAAGGTGCAGACGACCCGCGCCCGGGGTGCTGCGGCGAGCAGAGCGTAGATCCCCCCGGTGTGGTCCCGCTCCGGGTTCGTCAGCCAGATCCAGCGCACGTCGGCGGGGTCCAGCACGGACCCGAGCGTGGTCACGAAGTCGCGGCCGGGCAGTCCCAGCCCGGTGTCGACGACGACGGGCTCCGCGGCGAGCAGCACGAACGCGTTGACCGAGAGATACCCGAGTCCGGGCACCGGCAGGCTGTCGCTCAGGACGCCGATGTCGGGGCGGATTCTGTGTACGCGCATGTGTCCATGGTCTGCCCGGCCCCAGGCCCTCGCACCGCGAACCAGAGTGCCAGGGCGCGGGGACGGGAGGGTCTCAGCCGACGCGGGCGCAGAGGTCGTCGGTGGTGGCGTGCGCCGTGGTCAGGGTCTTGTGCCCGGAGGCGCTGATCTCCATCGTGTACACCCCGTCGACGACGTACAGCCCGCGCGGCAGCGTGCCCTTGTCCTCGCCGAAGCCGACGAGCACGGGCCCGAGCACCGACCAGAACTGCGAACCGTCGGCGCGGTACTCGATGACTGCCGTCCCGCTCGCGTCCGCGTCGTAGGCGCTCCCGGTGTCCTCGTTCGTGACCACCCGTACGACAACACCTAAGCCGGCTGGGGCGGTGACATCCCCCTGCCCGGCTTGGACTGGCTGCGCCGCTACTCCACCCTCGCGGTGTGGACCGGCCATCTGGACCTCGCGGACGAGCACGACGTGGCCCGGCTGCTCGACCAGGCCGCGCACCGCCCCGCCGAGGCCGCCGCCGTACTCGACGAGGCCCGTGCGTTCCGCACCCGGCTGTACGCCTGCCTGACCGATCCGGACGACGCCCGCGCCTTCCGCGCGGTGGCGGACGCCGCGCAGGAGGCGGCCGGCCTGACGGTGCTGACCCGCGGCGACGACGGTCTCGCCCGCTGGCGCCTGCCGCCCGCCGCGGGCCTGCGGCTGCCCCTCCACGCGACGGCCCGCAGCGCCGCCGAACTCCTCGCTGACCCGCGGCGCTTCACGATCCGCCGCTGCCCGGCCGCGGACTGCGGCTGGCTCTTCCTCGACGAGGCCGGCCGGCGGCGGTGGTGCAGCCTGGCGACGTGCGGGCGTCAGGGGGTCTCGTCGCCCCACTCGGCCACGGGATAGTCCACGTAGCCGGCGGCCCCGCCGACGTAGTACGTGCGGGGGTCGCCGGCCGACGGCTCGCGGTCCAGGGCGAAGCGGGCGACGAGGTCGGGGTTGGCGATGAAGTGCGTGGCGTACGAGACGGCGTCGGCGATCCCCGCCTCGATGACGGCGTTCCCGGACGCGCGGTCGAAGCCGTGGTTGACGATCAGCGGGCCGTCGAAGCGGCGCCGGTAGCGTGCGAACGCGGCCGGGTCGGGGGCGGCGCCCGGAGCGGCCGGGCCGGGGCCGCGCAGGTGCAGGTAGGCCACGGACCGGTCGTTGAGCTCCGTCACGACGTCGTCGTAGTCGGCGAGTGTCGCTTCGTCGGCGGTGAAGCGGTCGCCCGACGTCCAGTACGGCGACAGTCGCACGCCGACGCACCGCCCGGCCCAGGGCGCCGCGACCGCGTCGACGATCTCCAGCAGCAGGCGCCGGCGGCCGGCGGGGCCGTTGCCGTAGGCGTCGGTGCGCAGGTTCAGCCGTGGGTTGAGGAACTGCGGGATCAGGAACGGCCCGAGGGCGTGCACCTCCACCCCGTCGAACCCGGCGCGCCGGGCGTTCTCCGCGGCGGCACCGTAGTCCGAGACCGTGCGCTCGATCTCCGTGAGGGTCATCGCCCGCGGGGTCACGGTCTCCTTGCGCCCGCCCCGCGTGTACGTCGTCTCGTGCGGGTCGACCGCCGAAGGACCCGCCGGCATTCCGCCCCCGAGGTGATCGGGGTGCGAGACGGCGCCGGTGTGCCAGAGCTGGAGCACGATACGGCCGCCGAGGGCGTGGACCACGTCGGTGACCCGGCGCCATCCGGCGGTCTGCTCCTCGCTGTAGATGCCGGGGACGTCGACGAAGCCGATCGCCTGCTCGCCGATCCAGGTCCCCTCGGTGACGATCAGCCCGGCGGTGGCCCGCTGACCGTAGTAGACGGCGTGCAGCCGCGTCGGCACGAGCCCGGGGTCGGCGGCGCGGGCGCGGGTGGCCGGGGCCATCACGATCCGGTTGGGCAGCCGGAGACCGCCCAGGTCGACGGGGCGCAGGAGCGGCTGGTCGAGAGCGGTGGGCTGGATCGTGGTCATGGTGCGTCTCTCCTCGTTGTCACCTTGGAGGGGTGGGATCCGTCATGGAGGTGACGGGATGTGGCGAGGAAAGGTGACCGATGGACGAGGCGACGGGGCCGGCGGGGCCGAGCGGGCCGGCGGAGCCGACGGGGCCGACGGGGCCGACGGGGCCGAGCGAGCAGGGCGGACGGGACCGGCCGCCGGCCGGGCAGGACGGGCTGGCGCGGCGCTTCGAAGGGCACCGTACCCACCTGCGGGCGGTCGCGTACCGCATGCTCGGCTCACTCAGCGACGCGGACGACGCCGTCCAGGAGACCTGGCTGCGACTCAGCCGCACCGACGCCGACGCTGTCGAGAACCTGGCCGGCTGGCTGCGGACGGTCCTCTCACGCGTCTGCCTCGACATGCTGCGTTCCGGTACGAGGCGACGGGAGGAGCCGGTGGGCGAGCGCCTGCCCGAACCGGCCGCGCCCGCCACCGCCGACGCCGCCGGCAGCCCTGAGAACGAGGCGCTCCTCGCGGAGTCCGTCGGCAGGGCGCTGCTCGTCGTGCTCGACACGCTGGGTCCGGCCGAACGCGTCGCGTTCGTGCTGCACGACCTCTTCGCGGTGCCGTTCGACGAGATCGCCCCCATCGTGGAACGCACCCCGGTCGCCGCGAAGAAGCTCGCCAGCCGCGCCCGCCACAAGATCCGGGGCACCCCCGCCCTCCCCGCCGCCGAACTCGCCCGCCACCGCCACGTCGTCGACGCCTTCCTCGCCGCCTCCCGCACCGGCGACCTCGCCGCCCTCCTTACGCTCCTCGCCCCCGACGTCGTCCGCCGCGCCGACCCCGCGGTCCTCCCCCGGGCACCCCGCCCCTCCTCCGCGGCGCCCGCGCCGTGGCCGAGGAAACCGCCGTCCTCGGCCGCCGCGCCCGCTTCGCCGAACCGGCCCTCGTCAACGGCACCATCGGCGCGATCATCGCCCCCGCGGCCGCCTCCGCGTCGCCCTCACCATCACGGTCGAGGACGCCCTCATCACGTCGTACGAGGTGATCGCGGACCCGGAGCGGCTGAGAGGGCTGGAGCTGGCGGTGCTCGGGTGACGTTGCGGTCGCGGTCGCGGGCTGGAGCGGACCAGGCTGAGCCGCTCCGGCGCGCCGTGGTCCCCGGCCGGACCAAGTCGGCGGTGATCTCGATATCGGCGTGGGTCCTGCGGAGCAACGCCAGTCGGGCGGCGGCCTGGTCGTGCATGTTGATGCGACGCCGGACGTACGGCACTGCCGACCCGTCCTCGTCGACCTCGAACGCGGAGACGTGCGGATGGGATTGGGGCCAAGCCCTGACTACGTGGGCTACGGGAAGACGCCGGCCAGGAGGGCCTTGGCCTCGACCTCCCGCGCGAGCCCTACCCGGAATTCCTGTTCAGCCAGCACCAGCATGCCGTTCACCCCGCGAACGGTTCCCGCTGACCCATCGGCCGAGATCAGCCCGGCCGATCGCATCGCGAGCAGCAGCCGGTCCGGTGCAGATCCGTATCGGATCCACGGCATGCCCGGGTCGAAGGAGCAGACTTCCTCGCCATTCACGGCATAGGAGAACCACGGTATGGCGGCCGTGCTGACCAAGGCCACCATCTCGGTGCCGACTGAGACCGAGCCGATGACCCCCTCATCGAGTACATGCGCGGCCCAGCTCTGGATGGCGAAGGCCCAGCCGTCGCACTCGCCCGCGCGCAGGACCTCGCCGGCGTCGTCCTCCAGCTCATGCTCTTCGGCGTCCTCGCGCGTCATCGGTGATGCGGCTGCTTCACAGCCCAGGCGAGCGAGCGGCTCTGCGGGCTGCACATCACGGGCAAAGACGACCGAGAATCCTTGGGGTAGCACTCCGCCAGCCACTGCACACCGTCCGACGACACCGTCATGCCTTTCTGCCACAGTGGCAGTCAGGCTAGTCCGTGAGAACAGGGCCGGTTGGACGGGTACGGAATCGCTCGGAGCCCTCGCGCGTTGCAGCAGGTGGGTAGGGAATGCCGGTGGTGCGTGAACCGAGCAGCCCGAGTGACCGAGCTGAGCTGACACATATTGGAGGGCTGCAATGGCGGCGCAGATGCAGAGGGCCGTGCTGGCGGGCGGATGCTTCTGGGGGATGCAGGACCTGATCCGCCGGCATCCGGGCGTGACGGCGACGCGGGTCGGATACACCGGGGGAGACGTGCCGAACGCGACGTACCGTAACCACGGCACGCACGCGGAGGCCATCGAGATTCTTTTCGATCCCGAGCAGACCGACTTCCGCGCGATCCTGGAGCTCTTCTTCCAGATTCACGACCCGAGCACCAGGAACCGCCAGGGCAACGACATCGGCCTCAGCTACCGCTCGGCGATCTACTACGTGGATGACGAGCAGAAGCGGATCGCCGAGGACACGATCGCGGATGTGGACGCCTCCGGGCTGTGGCCGGGCAAGGTCGTCACCGAGGTCGAGCCGGTCGGCCCCTTCTGGGAGGCCGAGCCCGAGCACCAGGACTACCTGGAGCGGTACCCGGAGGGCTACACCTGCCACTTCCCGCGCCCGGGATGGCGGCTGCCCGCCCGAGCGGAGGGCTGATCGTGCGAGGCCGCCCGGCGGCGGGCGCAGGCTCACTGGGCGTCAGCGCGGTTGCTGGAGGAAGGCGGTAAGAGGCGCTGTGAGTTCGGCAGGCGCGTCTTCCTGGACGAGGTGCCCCGCACCGGCGATCCGCTCAAGTCGTGCGCCCGGGATGCGGTCGGCGAGCTCGCGTCCTTTCGCCACGGGAATCCAGGTGTCGTCCTGGCCCCAGCAGACCAGTGTGGGGATGCCGATCTCGCCGTACCGGTCCTGCACCTCGTCGGTGTAGAGCTGGTCGACCTGGGCGATCTGCCGGTAGAAGGCCGCCTGGCCGAGGTCGCCGAGCCAGGGCCGGACGAGCCGTCGAGGACTGCCGGGTGCAGGCCGGGACTGCTGGCCGAACTTACGTACCCGCGCACCAGGGCATGGTGCAGGGCGGGCGGCAGCTGCTCGAAGACCTCGGACTGCTCGCCGACAAGCCGGAAGAACGGCGACCCCCACGGCGCCAGCGCGACCGGGTCGACCAGAGCGAGCGCGCGATAGCGGGCGCCGTGCAGCAGATGCGCCCGCAAGGAAACGGCACCGCGAAATCGTGGGCGACCACCCAGGGGTTCCTCCAAGCTCCAGTGCCGGAACTGATCCAGCGCCGCCGTCGGCCGGTCCTGGAGGACCAGGAGGAACGCCAGCAGGTGGCGGACGTCGGCCAGGTAGGGGTGGTGCGGCGGGGCGGCCGCCGCGTCCGCGATCGTGGCGTCGACCGCCGCCACGAGCTCCGGGGTGCGGTAGGCGTCGACGGGGGTCGGGCGGGGGCGGTGCTCCCACCAGGCCCACAGGCGCAGCGCGCTCAGGAGCGTGCCCGCGGGGGGCGGCGGAGGCGGACTTCTCGGCGAAGTCGGAGGCCAGCTCGGCCGAGCCGTGCCACTTGGCGCACCAGTACTGGAGGGCGCTGCGGTGCGCCTCGTAGTGGTACGGGTCCCTGGCGGTCAGCTCCGTCCACAGCCTGTGCATGTCCTCGTGCGGGCGGCGCAGGCCGACTCCGTGCCAGATGTCGTGGACGTACGGTGACGGGTCCGCCGGGTTGAGCGCCTTGGCGCGATCGATCACCTCGCCCGGAGCGCAGCAGCACGTTGTGGGAACGCTCGCGCGCGTGTGGGGGGACGGTGAGTGTCGCGCGACGAAGTCGCAGGTGGCAAGGCGGTTCGCACGGTGCGGGGCCGCTGGTGGCGCAGACGCGTGCAAGGGTGCGCAGTCGGCCCGGGTGCCGCGCCGGGCAGTGGTTCCGCTCGTTTACGGTCCCTATACTCTGGCGACATTTGCTCGACCAGTAGCTCGACCGAGAGCTCGGTCAGCGGCTCGACCGACAGCTCGACCGACAGAGGGCGAACCCGACTTCATGACCCAGCCGACGGCCACCGCACCGCCCTCCCGGCCTGCTCGTCTCGACTCCCTCACCGGACTGCGCTGGTGGGCGGCGTTCGCCGTCTTCGCGCACCACATGACGAACCTGGCGCCGCTGCCGATCCACGACGTGGTCGGGTTCGGCAAGTACGGCGTGACGCTCTTCTTCGTCCTGTCGGGCTTCGTCCTGACCTGGTCGGCGCGGCCCGGCGTCACGGCACCCACCTTCTACTGGCGGCGCTTCGCCCGTATCTATCCGGCGCACTTCGTGGCGCTGCTGCTGGCGCTTCCCGTGTTCTACAGCTTCAGCCCCGACCCCGCCCAGGGGTGGGTCAAGCCGGTCAGCGTCGGCATCCTGCTGCTCTCCGTTCCCCTGATCCAGGGCTGGTGGCGCGACCCGGTCCTGCTGTACTCGGGAAACCCGGCGGCATGGACGCTCACCTGCGAGTTCTTCTTCTACGCCCTCTTCCCGGCGCTGCACCGCGTCTTCCGGCGGCTGCGGGTCCGCGGGGCGCTGGTGGCCACGGTGCTCGGCTTCGCCGCGGCCTTCGGGTACCGCATCCTCGTGTGGTCCCACCCGGATTCCTGGGCGGCGACGCTACCGCTCCCGGTGGTGCGGCTGAGCGAGTTCGTCATCGGCATCGCCATCGCCCGCGCCATGCTCTCGGGATGGCGGGTCCGCCTCGCGCCGATCTGGGTCGTCCTGGGCTCCGCGGCCCTCGTCGGCTGGCTGACCACGACCGCCGACCGGCCTGCCGGCAGCACCTTGGCCGCCTTCGTGCGGGTCACCCAGGAAGAGTGGATCATCTTCGCCTGCGCGGCGATGATCGCGACCGTCGCCTGGCGTGACCTCACCGGCCGCCGGTCGCTGCTGCGCCGGCGTCCGCTGGTGCTGCTCGGCGAGTGGTCGTACGCCTTCTACCTCGTCCACGCGACCTTCGTCTACACCGCCCGCGACCTGTTCGGGAAGGAGACGGTGGCCTGGTCGAACCTCCAGTGGTACGCGGCTCTGCTCGCCGTCTCGCTCGCCGGGGCCGCCGCCCTGCACTACGCGGTGGAGCGTCCGCTGGAGCGCCGGCTGCGGGTCTGGTGGGACCGCCGCCGGATGGACGGGGCGGCGATTCCGGCGGCGCGCACCGCGGAATCGCGCCAGAGCGCCGGCGTCTGAGCGAAGACGCCCGCTGAGCGAAGGCGCCCACCGAGCGAAGGCCCCCCGCCGGCCCCGCCGGGCCCGCCGGCCCCACGCCGGCCCCACGCCGGCCCCACGCCGGCCCTCACCGGCCCCGCCGGCCGGACGCCCCCGTCGAGCCGTCAGTGCAGCAGCGTCGCCGGGCTGCCCCCGTTCGCCTCGTACCCCGCCACCGCCAGCGCCCGGTACACCGTGTACTCCGCCGCCGGATCGCCGCCGTGGGTCCACGGCAGCGCCCCGACGTGGCCGTCCACGCGCACCAGTTGGTGCATCGCCTCGGCCCAGCGCTGCATGCGGACGAGGAAGAGGACCAGCAGATGCCGTACGTGCGGGAGCACCGGGTCCTCGGAGCGGGCCGAGTACGTCGCGTGCAGCGC from Streptomyces formicae includes these protein-coding regions:
- a CDS encoding acyltransferase family protein, which gives rise to MTQPTATAPPSRPARLDSLTGLRWWAAFAVFAHHMTNLAPLPIHDVVGFGKYGVTLFFVLSGFVLTWSARPGVTAPTFYWRRFARIYPAHFVALLLALPVFYSFSPDPAQGWVKPVSVGILLLSVPLIQGWWRDPVLLYSGNPAAWTLTCEFFFYALFPALHRVFRRLRVRGALVATVLGFAAAFGYRILVWSHPDSWAATLPLPVVRLSEFVIGIAIARAMLSGWRVRLAPIWVVLGSAALVGWLTTTADRPAGSTLAAFVRVTQEEWIIFACAAMIATVAWRDLTGRRSLLRRRPLVLLGEWSYAFYLVHATFVYTARDLFGKETVAWSNLQWYAALLAVSLAGAAALHYAVERPLERRLRVWWDRRRMDGAAIPAARTAESRQSAGV